The following proteins are encoded in a genomic region of Arachis ipaensis cultivar K30076 chromosome B02, Araip1.1, whole genome shotgun sequence:
- the LOC107626541 gene encoding uncharacterized protein LOC107626541, producing MITMILVNAHLHISLVDQGSSADILFKPAFDKLGLDEKELRAYPDTLYGLGDTPIKPLGFLSLHTIFGRGEKSKTLSVDFIVIDVESAYNALIGRATLNRLGAVVSTPHLCMKFAIYAGIATIRGDQKLARKCYNESLNLREKGREVHTIELGGVRAKEELRPQPGEKTEEIQRRRKLGLERAQAVEEQVQALLEAGFIREVKYPTWLANMVVVKKQNGKWRMCVDYTDLNKACPKDPYPLPSIDILVDSSSGGHILKADEQGICSTPRESNGSLRGRYAGKN from the exons ATGATAACCATGATCCTGGTGAATGCCCACCTCCACATATCcttagtagaccaaggaagttcAGCGGACATTCTTTTCAAGCCCGCGTTCGACAAACTAGGATTGGATGAAAAAGAATTAAGGGCTTACCCTGACACCCTGTACGGTTtgggcgacacgccaataaaaccACTGGGATTCCTATCCCTCCACACGATCTTTGGAAGAGGGGagaaatccaaaactctgagcgtagacttcatagtcatcgatgtcGAGTCAGCATATAATGCCCTGATTGGCAGAGCTACCCTGAATCGGCTCGGAGCGGTGGTATCTACCCCCCACCTTTGTATGAAATTTGCAATATATGCGGGAATAGCAACGATACGGGGAGaccagaaattggcaaggaaatgctacaatgaaagcctcaACCTGAGGGAAAAGGGCAGGGAAGTTCACACTATAGAACTCGGCGGAGTAAGAGCCAAAGAAGAGCTGCGGCCGCAACCAGGGGAAAAAACTGAAGAAATACAG CGAAGGCGTAAGCTCGGTCTAGAACGAGCTCAAGCGGTGGAGGAGCAAGTACAAGCACTCTTGGAAGCCGGCTTCATTagagaagtcaaatatccaacatggctagcaaacATGGTGgtagtcaaaaaacaaaacggcaagtggaggatgtgtgttgATTACACCGACCTAAATAAGGCGTGTCCTAAAGACCCATATCCCCTTCCAAGCATTGACATTTTAGTAGACTCCAGctcagg GGGCCACATActaaaggctgatgaacaaggtaTTTGCTCAACACCTCGGGAATctaatggaagtctacgtggacgatatgctggtaaaaacTAA